One Candidatus Nitronauta litoralis genomic window, AAAAAGGAGACCCCTTGATTTTTTCATTTGAAATTCTTTTGCTTCTTTTGCTGCTTGTTACCGCCGCAGGAGCAATCATGGTCAAGGATTTGATGAGTTCCGTCCTGCTCCTGGGATCTTATAGCTTTTTCCTTGCGTTGGTATGGGCATGGTTCGGGGCTGTTGATGTCGCCTTTGTGGAAGCAGTTGTAGGGGCTGGGTTGGGAACAGTTCTCTTCCTGTTAACCTTATTCGGCACCGCTCCCAAAGACACTCGGCTTAGACGTCCTCCTCCCACTTTGTCGACGTTAATTGTTTTCCCTTTATTGGGAGTTCTTTTGCTCTATGCCGCAAATGACCTTCCTGGATTTGGGGACCCGAATTCTCCTGCGAGTGTCCATATCTCGCCGACTTATCTGGAGCGGAGCTATCAGGATACCCACACCCCGAATGTTGTGACTTCGGTGCTGATGGACTACCGATCGCTTGATACGATGGTCGAAACCGTGGTGATTTTTACTGCGGGTATTGCGTGTGCTTTATTGCTCAGGAGGCATGTTTAATGATACGTCCACACGACAGCATTATCGTACAGACGTTAGGACGGTTCCTCGTTCCTGTCGTCCAGATATTTGGCTTGTATGTTCTGTTTTTTGGGCAATACGGACCAGGGGGAGGATTTGTGGGCGGGGTAATTCTGGGTACTGGGATGATCTTGTCGGTTTTGATATTTGGTCACGATGCTTCCCGGAGTCAAATTGCAAAAAAGATTTTACATGGTGATGGGGTCGGGATGCTGATCTATGCGGGAGTAGGCGGCCTGTGTATGATTGGAGGTGGAGAGTTTCTGAATTATGCGAATCTGGAAATTCCAGGGCTTGAAGAGGCTTCCAGAAGGTCTTTGGGGATCGTGCTCACGCAAGTTGGTGTGGCCGTGGATGTAGCGGTAACAGCCGTTTCCATTGTGTTCAGCTTGTCTGCTGAAGAGATTATGGAGGATTCCATAAATGGCTGATGCAATTCTCGCAGTTTTCCAGCGACCCAATTTTCTGGTTTTCGTCATCATATTTCTTTGGGGTTTTTATATCATGGTCACCCGATACAATCTCGTGAAGAAACTCATCGGGATGTATCTGGTGCAAACCAGCGTGATATTTTTTCTGGTATCTATTAGTGCGAAGAGGGGCGCTACGGTTCCTGTGCTCGTGTCAACCACTGAACCGGTGCAAGCCGCCAGTTACGCGAATCCGTTGCCTCATGTATTAACGCTGACAGCCATTGTGGTCGGTGTAGCGACTACAGGAGTGGGGTTAGCCTTGTGCGCGGCGATCTATAGAAGATATGGAAGCCTTGACGAACAAAAAATCCTCGAAAAACTAGAATGATTCACCAACTTCCCGTAGTCCTGTTCCTCCTCCCATTGTTTGCCGCTATCTCCATGCCGGTGGTTTGTCTGAAACACCGACATTGGAGTCAGCCAATTTCCATGGCAATTCTTTCTGCAATGGTGCTGGTCTCGATCTTAAATCTGTTATACGTCATTGAACATGGGGAGATGAGGTATGTGTTTGGCGGGTGGGCTGCGCCCTTTGGCATTGAATGGGTGGCTGATGGATTAGCAAGTGTGATCATGGTGGTATTGAGTGCCCTGGGCTTGTTGGGGGTGGTGTTTACGGTATCAACAGTCCCGAAGGATCTGGGTGGACGAATCGTCCACTATTATACGTTGGTGCTGCTATTGATTTCAGCCATGACGGGTATTGTGTTTGCCGGGGACTTATTCAATCTGTTCGTGTTTTTAGAGGTTGCTGCTATTTCGAGTTACGCTCTTATTGGTTTAGCAGGAGGAAGAGCCCTGTTTGCAGCTTTTCGATATCTTGTTTTGGGGACTCTGGGTGCCTCCCTTTATCTTTTAGGGGTGAGTTATCTTTATGCGGTGAGTGGCACACTGAATATGTCGGATTTGGCTGTCATAATTCCCTCCTTACTCAGTTCTAAAGCTTTGGTGGGTGGACTGCTTTTTATGTTTATTGGTCTGGGAATCAAAATGGCCCTGGTTCCATTCCATTCATGGATGCCGGAAGCCTACTCCTATGCACCCGAGTCCGTTTCTCCAATTCTGGCTTCACTCGTCACTAAAGTAGCGCTTTTGGCGTGGATCAGGGTGATTTACTGGGTCTTTAACGCTTCAATTGTTATTTATAATATTCCGATTTTGTTATTGGTAGAAGTTCTTGGCGCATTGGCGGCGATCATAGGGGCGAGTCTGGCTCTGGCTCAGAAGGATATTAAAATGATGTTTGCCTATGGAGGGATTTCCCACATCGGCATTATTCTTATTGGAATCGGCCAGGGCAACGCAACGGGTTTTGCGGGAGGTATTTTTTATTTACTGAATGATGCTGTTATGCAGGCTGCCTTGTTCTTTTTAGCAGGCGTGGCGTTTTGTCAATATGGGGTCAGAACTGTTGAAGACATTGGCCGTGTTGGGAAGCACGCTCCGTGGCTTACGGGATCGTTAATTGTTGTGGCTATGGGCATGATTGGCCTGCCTCCGACAGGTGGGTTTTTTGGAAAGTGGTACATCATTCTTGGGGCGTTGGATGCGGGCAATTATGTTTCGGTAGCTGCGGTTTTACTCTCTACGCTCTTGACACTTGCTTATTTCGTTAAACTGTTCGAGGGAATTTTCCGAAAAACCTCAACTCCATCAGACATTCCATCGAGTGAAATTCCCTTTTCCTTTAAACTGACCCTGGGTATCACATCTGCGGCAGTTGTGATTCTTGGATTATTGAGCGCTCCCATTGTTGAGCTCTTGCTGAGCCGGACTCTGCCACCAGGTCTCTAAGGGAAATCATGGCCATTTTCATCCTCATTCCTTTGCTTCCGCTCCTCGCTTCCATACTTCTTTTTACTGGTGGGCGACGCTGGGGTGAGAACGGTCACCGGATCGGGATTCCTGCAATCGGCCTTTCCTTTGCGCTATCCGTGGCCGCTTTTGTTGAGGTGTTGGGAAATGGTCCATTTTCTGTTTCTCTTTATCGTCTCTTTCAATCGGGCTCATTAACCATAGACATTTCGTTGTACGTCGACCAACTGACGGTTCTGCTTTTGCTCCTTGTCACAGGCGTCAGTGGAGTGGTGCATGTTTACTCTTCTCGTTACATGATAGGAGAGCCTCGCTACAATCGATTTTTCGCCGTCATAGCCCTGTTTACTTTTTCAATGATTTTGCTGGTCATGAGCGGTAACCTCCTGATGTTGTTGATCAGTTGGGAAGTCATGGGGATCTGTTCCTATTTGTTAATCTCTCATGCAGCCGAGCGGCCATCAGCAGGGAAGGCGGCCACCAAAGCTTTTCTGGTCAACGCTGTTGCAGATATCGGACTGAGCTTCGGCATCATACTTACCTTTTTTACCTTCGGCACACTCGATATCCAGACTATTCTGGCTCAGGCAGAGGGTATGCAGGACCATACCATCAATATCCTGGGATGGATGGGAATGGAGCTCTTTATCCATCCCGTCACCGTCATTCCCTTTTTCCTCTTTATGGGGGCTATGGGAAAATCAGCACAAATGCCATTTCATGTATGGTTGCCCTTCGCGATGGAAGCCCCGACTCCGGTTTCGGCACTCATTCATGCAGCCACTATGGTGAATGCAGGTCCCTTTTTGCTGGTGCGACTGAGTCCGTTGTTTGTCCTTTCTCCCTGCGCCATGACGTTTATTTTTATTGTCGGAGCTGCAACCGCAGTATTTGCCGGGATAGTTTCGCTGACTCAGTCGGACATCAAAAAGATTTTGGCCTATTCGACAATCAGTCAAATTGGATTCATGGTCATGGCATGTGGTTTAGGCGCGTTTGCAGTGGCAATTTTCCATCTTCTTGCACATGGATGTTACAAAGCCTTCTTTTTTCTATCCACCGGCAATTCGTTGAGGTCAGTGGAGCAGGATCTTGAACACGCTGACCATGAACATCACAATTCCGATGGCATGGGGGTTTTATATGGCGGGGCCTTGTTGCTGGCGCTGCTCCCTCCATTTGTGTTGTTCTCTGGGTCCTATGAAAATTTGTGGAAAGTCACAGGATTTGCTTCTGCTTCTCTCGGATTCAAAGTCATTGGCCTGATCACGGTATTTGTGGCGTCCCAGTATTTATTTAAGGGAGTGACATCGATTTTTGCTCACGGTCCAAAAACGTATTGGCCGGCTTCCGGTGAATATGGCCAGGAGGCCCAATTTGCCAGGCCGAAGCTTTTTAATAGCTCCATATTAACTGGTCTGGTTCTGGCATTGGTTCTGGTGGGTGGGTTAATGACTCTGTTTTGGAATTGGTTCGCAAACTTTCTTGCTCCGGTTTTTATTTTTCAAAAAGTCTTGTTGGGTGCCGGTGAAGTTGAACAGGGAGTTTCAGTATGGCTTGTGGTTTCCCTTGGTGTCGCTGCAGTTGGGTGGGCCTATGCTTACCTGAATCAGAACCGTTCTCAACATCAGCTTTCCAGATCCATTTGGAAAAGCAATCGTTTTTATGTTCTTTTTTGGAATAAGGGTTATTTTGATGAAATCTATGATGTATATCTGATAAAACCAACCATTCGATTTGCACACTGGATGTGGCAGAGGATTGACATAAAGGTAATAGATCGGTTCATTCATTCTATAGCTAACTATTCAGTGAATTTTGCCAGATGGCTGTGGCGAATAATGGATGTCAGCATTATTGACCGGTTCATTCATTTTATTGCGTCTTATTCTGTAAAGTTTGCCGGGCGGTTGTGGCGGATTGTGGATATTCGCTGGTTGGAGAAAAATGTGGGTGAAATGGCGGAGCAGGTAAATGATGCGGGACAAATTCTGCAAGAGATGGAATCCCGCACCATTCAACATCAACTACTAGTAATGATTTTCTGGTTGGTGGCAATGACCGGCCTCCTGTATTTCCTGGTTTAGGAGGTTTGCGGTTTGTATTGCTATAATTACGAATGGGTCTGATTGTAAAACGCCAAATGTCATTTTTTCCTGCGCCGTTGAGTCGTCGGGAATTTGCTTCATTTTGAGGTAGGGGGTATTTTTAATGGCTATGTTGATGGATCATCTGATTAGTTGGATGATTGCTGTTCCTTTTTTAGGAATCGTCATTCTGGCTTTTGTGCGTAAAGTTGAATCGATTCGAAGAATAGCTTTTATCATCACCTTGGTGGAGTTTTTTCTTTCGCTGATTCTCTGGGGAGGATTTGACCCCACCCAGCATGAAATGCAGTTCGTGGAACGCGTGATGTGGATGTCCACGTTCAATATTCAGTATGCAGTTGGTGTTGACGGCATCAGCATACTTCTGGTGCTTCTCACCGCTTTTCTTTGCCCGCTTTGCATTCTTTGTTCCTGGACCGGAATCACAACACGGGTAAGAGCCTACCTGTCGTTAATCCTGCTGGTTGAAGGCGCGATGATCGTGGTCTTCACTGCCCTCGACCTTTTCCTGTTTTTCATGCTTTGGGAAGTCACGATGATTCCCATGTATTTCATGATCATTCTATGGGGAGGTCCCAATCGTATTGCCGCCGGGCTTAAATTTGTGTTGTACAGCCTGACAGGAAGCCTGCTCCTGCTGGTGGGAATATTGGGTATTTATCTCAACGGTGGGCATACCTACGACCTGTTGGTGTTGTCTGAACAAACTTATTCTTCCAGCACTCAATTCTGGTTATTCCTGGCATTCTTCCTGGCCTTTGCCATAAAAATGCCAATGGTTCCTTTTCATACCTGGCTGCCGGACGCTCACTCTGAAGCCCCTACCGCTGGCAGTGTGATTCTGGCCGGGGTGTTATTGAAAATGGGAGGATACGGGTTCCTGCGGTTTTGTCTGCCGATGTTTCCGGAGGCTTCAGCGAATTTTGCTCCTTTTATTTTATGGTTGTCTGTCATTGCGATTATCTATGGCGGGTATCTCGCGCTGGCGCAATCGGATTTGAAAAAACTCGTAGCCTATTCCTCGGTCTCTCACATGGGGTTTGTTACCCTCGGGATTTTTGTATTCAATAGCCAGGGTATTCAGGGAGCAGTATTGCAAATGTTTAATCATGGGATCACAACTGCCGCCTTGTTTATTGCTGTGGGACAATTATACGACCGCACTCACAGTCGTGCGATATCGGACTACGGTGGTTTGCATAAGCCCATGCCAAGGTTTGTGGCGTTTTTCTTTTTGTTTTCCGTCGCCGCCTTTGGGTTGCCGGGCACCTGTAATTTTATTGGTGAGTTTTTAGTTCTGGTAGGAACATCCTATGTCAGTTTTGCCATGGTGCTTATTTCCATGGGCGGTATTCTATTGGCGGCCTCTTATATGTTGTGGATGCTCCAGAGGCTGGTGTTGGGAGAGCCAAAAACCGAAGCCGCTAAAGTTCTCCCGGATTTGTCGAACCGGGAACTGGCTACCCTGATTCCATTAGCCATTATGATATTGGGAATTGGTTTGTACCCAGGTCCTTTAATGGAGGCGATGGACACGAGTGTGCTTCAACTCATTGAAGAAACTACTGGATCCCAGTTAGATGAGGTGACTCAGCTTCCGGTTGTGAAGTAAAAACTTTTCTTTATGTTCGAGTAAGCCCTTCTCCAAGGATTTTATTGAGCATATTTTGGTATTTTATGACAAAGATGGTTTTGCACTAACAAAGAGCCAATTTGCGTCCATTTGTAAAGCCATGCAGGTGGTCGATGAAAACACATTCCTTTTTTCAATCACGGAGGGTTCTGATCCATCATACAAAATGATCCTGGAAAATTGTGGTTTTCCCATTGGCGATGATTTGTATAAAGAATATTTAGGCCTTAAAAATTATGCTTTGGAAAATGCTTTGTTTTCTACCAATTTATTTCTTTTGATGGTTGTTTCAGTTACGGAGGACGTGGCGATTACAATAAAACGATCCCTTGCATTGTCTGTTTTAAATACCCAAAGTATTTTGAGATCCTGACGATATTTAGTTTAATTAAGGTTGGTTTTTATGTGGCAATGGCTTCGCAATACTCAGCGAAAAAAAATACTGTCTGCTTCTTTTCCAGAAGAGTGGGAGAGGTGTATTCAAAGTAACATCCAAAACTACCATCACCTCAATGCTGAAGAAAAACAGCGCCTACGGAACCTTGTTCAGGTCTTTATTGCTGAAAAGGATTGGGTGGGATGCAATGGCCTGGAAATGACCGATGAGATTCGCGTGATTATCGCGGCCCATGCCTGCTTGTTGATCCTGGCGTTGCCAAATGACTATTACCGAAAAGTGGAATCTATATATGTTTATCCAACAACCGTTCTTTCTCCCGAAAATTCCATAGGATTTTTCGAAGTTCGTACGACACCTGTATCCGGTCCGATGCCAATTCTGGGGGAAGCCCATCGACGCGGTCCGGTGATTCTCGTCTGGGATGCAGTGAAAAGGGAAACCCGCCATCCGGAACACGGCCATAATGTTGTTTATCACGAATTCGCTCATAAACTGGATATGCTCGATGACAGTGCTGACGGTACTCCACCCCTGGCAACTCCTGAGGAATATCAGCGATGGGTTGAAGTCTGTTCCAAAGAATATCTGAAGTTATGTGACCAGGTGGAACAGGGCAGGCCTACTTTCCTGGACAGTTATGCGGCAACCAATGAAGCGGAGTTTTTCGCGGTGGCGACCGAATATTTTTTCAGTAAGCCTGAAACCATGAAAGACCATCATCCAATACTTTATCAGGTGTTACAGGGTTTTTATCGGCAGGATCCAGCAAATAGAGCCGTTGCCCACCGACTTTTTTAGAATAGAATGAGCATTCGCTATCCTGCCCTTGTTGTTAGCCAAAAAAGACTTGACGAAAATCCACCAGGTCTTTTTTACCATTTATTAATTTCACAATTGCAAACTATCTAACGTAAACCAAATTTCAATCTAACAGACCTGGTTTATCTTTCCAGAGATTGATTGATATACAAAAGTTTATTCAATCCGTGAAATGGGAAGAGTAAAAATTAAACAGTTGCCACCTCCCACCCGGCAAGTATTTAGAAGCCCTTCCCTGGAGCCAATGATGAAAATCGCAGAAGACAAATCCGAAATACAATACCTTCAAACAGAGGCATCAGCCGACCAAAATATTCGCGCCTTGGAGGTTCCCCAGATCCTTTCCGAAGAACTCACAGAATGGGATTATGAAACCTACCGTCGCATCACAACTGTTGAGCTGAATGAGATTCAGGAAGAGCGGATACGGATACCAAAAAACACCTTTCCAAGGCAAGACACAGTTGTAGCCATGCACTGGCATCCGGAATTTATTCCCATGGAGATGATTCGGGAAAGAGTGTGTACGATGTTTCCAAATAAATCGCAGGAATTGATAATCCCCACCAACCATAACATTCTGAATAGTTACGATGGGAAATACACCGGTGTAGAGGTTGATTGTTTTGCGCGGCCATTCAATCGAAAAGTTCAAATACTGCTTCATTTCGAGAATTCCAGGCTTGAAAAAGCCGATGTTCTCAAATCGATGCTCAAGCACACTCTTAAATATCGCTCCAGCCAGTTGTTTGAATTGATTCATTCCATTGTGGATCCCAATCTTGATCACCGGCTGCAGGCAGCTGGAAAAATGTATGGGGCCGATGATGACCTGTTGCGGTTTGTAAAAGTCTATACAAGGAAGCTGGAGCGGTTACTGGTTGAGCATGAATCGGAAACCCCTCAAGATCACATCAAGAATAAATTACTGGCAAATTACTTTGACCAGTTACGGGAAATTTATGATGACCGCTTGATTAAGAGGGCGCAGTTCCTGATCCAGAAGGTAAAGAAAATTGTCAAAAAACATTTTAGTCCGGATTATTTTTACGCAATAGAAGAGTTTATTGAGGAGACCAGAATGTTAGGGGGAGGAATAGTGATTCCCCATCCGGAGCAATTCTGGCCTATTCTTCTTGCAGAATACGATGTTGATGGGATTGAAGCGTGGAATCCTCAATCTCAGGAATACACTGAATTTTTAATCAATGTAGTGAATTTGAAAAACAAAACGCAATTGTCGGGCCAGCGTCCTATTTTGATTTTTATGGGTGATGATTGTCATCTAAGCGAAAAAATCAAGGAGCCTCAAAACCAGAATAAGGAAAAGGTAAAACGGGAAGTAGGTTTCCAACCGGCTTGGGACGATCTTGCCATTCGCAAAAGTCTGATTGTTGCAAACATGGACCGGCAAAAACTGATAGAAGAATATCTGGCGCGGCTCGGATAAGCCCGCTTGGGAAAAAGAAAAGTTCCGTAGATTCTTAATTTGTCAAATAGCTCCGGCTGGAGAAAGGGAGAAGTGTGTCTTTTCCCTTAAGGGTCGGGGTACGACTTCACAAAGAGGGTTTTATGGCTTCAATGGATGACGAATTTCGTCACGAATCTCTTCAAGATACAGAATCCATTCGTAACTACCTTCAAGCCCTCCTGGATGGTTTTGAAAATGGACGGATTTTGTTTGGTACCCGCAAAAAAAAATTAATCCTTGAGCCCAACGGGTTGTTAAACCTTGCCGTTAAGGCACGACGAAAAAATAAGGAAGTAAGGATTTCAGTGAAAATTAACTGGAAAGAAGAAAAAGACGGCAAAGATGCAGGAAAAGACCTGCTTGAAATCAAGCCCGGTAAAAAGAAGAACCGGTAAAAATTGAGATAACCTATGCAAAAAACTGAAATTGAAAAAAGCGGCATTTTATCCAATCAAGGAATTGACCGTAATTTTAAAACATTGATCTTGGAAGTTCAAAAACAGGTCCAAAATACACGCGAGGTTCTTGATCAGCCTGATGGCAAACGGAAAAATAAGATTCTTTCCCGCGATGACTATATCGATAATTTAAAAAGCCTGATTGAAAACAAGTGTTTCTACAGCAATCTCAAAGGTAATCTTGAAAAACGGGATGTTGATCTGATCCGGGCTATTAATATTATTACTTCAAACCTGGAGCATATTGCCGACTATTCGGTCAATATTATTTCACAACTGCATTATTTGGACGATCCACTTTTTTTGCATAATTTCGAATACAAGCCTTTGTTCGACGAAGTGACCGGGGCATTGAAGCTTGTTGAAAAATCTCTTCGAAAGCGCGACATAAACCAGGCCTTTAAAATCTGCAGGTCCGAGCAAACGATCGATAGTCTTTTTGCAATGCAATTTAAAAAAATAATGGATGATCTCCGCAAGGGGCGAAACATTGAAAACCTGGTCACAACCCTTTTTATACTGCGTTACCTGGAACGGATGGGAGACCAGATGTTGAATATTGGCGAAGCCATTATCTTCGCAGGTGTCGGTGAAAAACTCAAAATCAGCCACATAGAAGCCCTTGAGGATTCCATGGAAGGTATCGATATCCACGGGCCCATCACCAATCTCAGTATTGAATCATTTCTTGAGACCAAATCTGGTTGCAGAATAAACAGAATTCAGGGGCCGGAAACTGCGGACCAGGAAACAGGGGTTATATTCAAGGAAGGCCAGATCGACAAACTCGAACAGGAAAACAAAAATATCAGGCTGTGGGAAAAAATCAAACCCGGGTTGCCTCCCCGGGTGTTTGGGTTTAACAAAAATGGGAAATCAGCTTCCATACTTCTTGAATTTCTAAACGGGACAACACTTCAAAAAGCACTTTTGGAATCCAATCGTGGATTACTGGACAAAGCCATGAACCAGTTGACAGAGGATCTGGAAGACCTCTGGTTAAAATCTAAAAACCCCCAACCAGTGCAGGCAAATTTCATAAATCAAACAAGTCAACGAATAGAAGATATTTTCCATACGCACCCGGATTTTAAGCTGCTTGAAAAACAAATTGGAAGCCACCGCACATTGTCTCTTCCCGCTCTTCTTGAACAAACCCAAAAGATTGAGGAAGAAATTGGAGGGGCTCCATTTTCCGTATTGATCCACGGTGATTTTAATATAGACAATGTTTTGTTTAATGAGGCCGATAGCACAATTCATTTTATTGACCTTCATCGGTCCAAACCGCAGGATTACGTTCAGGATATCTCAGTATTCATTCTGTCAAACTTCAGGTTGCCTGTATTTGTTAACCGAATTCGTAAAAACATTAACAACATGACGTTAAGGATGTTTTGCTTTGGCAGGAATTTTGCCAAAAAACAGAAAGATCCAACCTATGAGGCCAGGTTGGCACTAGGTTTGATTCGTTCCTTTACAACTTCAACCCGGTTTGAATTCAATAAGGAATTTGCCTCCACCATGCTGTTAAGAGCAGTGTACTTGATGGAAAAATTAATGGGTTTTAGAGGAAAACCCTGGGCTCAGTTCCGGCTTCCTCAAGAGGTTCTTTCATATTGAAGGGAAACAGTATTATGCAAAAAAAATACTCACCCAAAATCGGGGTTATTGGAATTTCGGGGATGTGGTCTTCTGACCATCTGGCGGATGTAATCCAGGGAAAAACCGGGTTTCGAATGGTAATCAATATGGAAGAGGTTCTTTTCGATATGGAACAGGGCACCGTCACCTTCCAGGGGCAAAGCCTTCTCGATCTTGATGCTTTAATTATTAAAAAACTTGGAGCTGAATACACACCTGATTTACTTAGCAGGCTTGAAGTCCTGAGATATGTTGAAGACTGTGGTGTTCAAATTTTCTCCAGACCCGAAAGCATTAATAAGGTACTGGACCGACTCAGTTGCACCAACCAGTTGTTTCGCTCAGATATACCAATTCCATCTACAGTGGTAACAGAAAGCATGGAATTGGCCGAACAAACTGCCAGAAGCATGGGCAAATGTATTTTGAAGCCCCTTTACACCTCCAAAGCCAGGGGTATGGTTGTGCTGGATGAAAATAATAATATTCGTGAAAAGCTGGAAGCCTACCGTACTTCAGGAAACAGAACTTTTTATCTGCAAAAGTGGATTCAGATACCAGGGAAAGATCTGGGAATCGTTTTTCTGGGGGGAAACTATCTGGCAACTTATGCCCGCGTTGCTAATGCGGACTCCTGGAATACGACTACCCGATCTGGAGGTCACTATGAACCTTATACACCCAACCCTGAAATAATAGAATTGGCTAAAAAGGCTCAGGAACCGTTCGAACTGGATTTCACTTGTGTTGATCTGGTTGAAGCACCTGAAGGGCCCCGTATCTTCGAAGTTTCTGCCTTTGGAGGATTCAAGGGATTAAAAGATGCCCATGGAATTGATGCAGCAGAACTTTATGTTGACCATGTCCTGGAGGGTTTGCGTCATGGAAAAAATTGAGTACACCGCGATGGAAATTGCTGAAATTTACAAGAATATGCATAACTTTCCCCATGAATTGAACCTTAAATTCGGAGATTGCCGTATTCGGGTAAAAACCAACTCCGAGCCACTTTGCGACCACCTCATTCGCTATTTTCAGGATTTCCAGGCTGATGAGCTTTCAACTCCTGATATTGAAATTACTGCAGTAGAGACGGAAATTCAGGGTTTCAATGTTGATTTTGAGACCCGTCAACCCGAACCAGGGAAAAGAAAAATAAAAGAAGAATATTTTGATTTTATTGATGGACGGATTGTTCGCAAGCGACTGACGGGAATGTGCTTCATTTTTGGGAAAGAGTTGAATCTGGCGGTAGGTCCTTGCTTTAAAAACGACAATCAGGTGATAAATTTTATAAACAACCGATTTATTGAATGGATGCTCAAAAAGGAAATGCTTCTGGCTCATTG contains:
- a CDS encoding phosphotransferase, with the protein product MQKTEIEKSGILSNQGIDRNFKTLILEVQKQVQNTREVLDQPDGKRKNKILSRDDYIDNLKSLIENKCFYSNLKGNLEKRDVDLIRAINIITSNLEHIADYSVNIISQLHYLDDPLFLHNFEYKPLFDEVTGALKLVEKSLRKRDINQAFKICRSEQTIDSLFAMQFKKIMDDLRKGRNIENLVTTLFILRYLERMGDQMLNIGEAIIFAGVGEKLKISHIEALEDSMEGIDIHGPITNLSIESFLETKSGCRINRIQGPETADQETGVIFKEGQIDKLEQENKNIRLWEKIKPGLPPRVFGFNKNGKSASILLEFLNGTTLQKALLESNRGLLDKAMNQLTEDLEDLWLKSKNPQPVQANFINQTSQRIEDIFHTHPDFKLLEKQIGSHRTLSLPALLEQTQKIEEEIGGAPFSVLIHGDFNIDNVLFNEADSTIHFIDLHRSKPQDYVQDISVFILSNFRLPVFVNRIRKNINNMTLRMFCFGRNFAKKQKDPTYEARLALGLIRSFTTSTRFEFNKEFASTMLLRAVYLMEKLMGFRGKPWAQFRLPQEVLSY
- a CDS encoding GAK system ATP-grasp enzyme; translation: MQKKYSPKIGVIGISGMWSSDHLADVIQGKTGFRMVINMEEVLFDMEQGTVTFQGQSLLDLDALIIKKLGAEYTPDLLSRLEVLRYVEDCGVQIFSRPESINKVLDRLSCTNQLFRSDIPIPSTVVTESMELAEQTARSMGKCILKPLYTSKARGMVVLDENNNIREKLEAYRTSGNRTFYLQKWIQIPGKDLGIVFLGGNYLATYARVANADSWNTTTRSGGHYEPYTPNPEIIELAKKAQEPFELDFTCVDLVEAPEGPRIFEVSAFGGFKGLKDAHGIDAAELYVDHVLEGLRHGKN